Proteins co-encoded in one bacterium genomic window:
- the htpG gene encoding molecular chaperone HtpG — protein MATETKSPETHQFQAEIKHLLDIVINSLYTHREIFVRELISNAADALERFRHEQLVNKDLQYDKAPLEIHIDLDKEAKTFRITDTGDGMTREQLAENLGTIAHSGTRSFLSRLADSAQQDVNLIGQFGVGFYSAFMVAKKVTVETKSYHPDSPGWRWESDGAGEYTISPAEDLPRGTRITVELKDDCEEYADDFRIKDVVRQFSNFVAFPILVNSEKVNTIQAIWLRNKNDVKDEEYNEFYKFIGNSTDEPSYRMHFSADAPLAINALLFVPKDNFERFGFGRTKPGVDLHCRRVLIMKQPEELLPEWMRFVKGVIDSEDLPLNISRETLQDSSLVRKLSRVITGRFIKFLAEQAKSDEEKYAEFFTTFGGFIKEGAAQDFAHREDLAKLLRFESSKTEKGKMTSLAEYLSRMGDDQKQIYYINGPSREAIEAGPYVEAFKARDLEVLYLYEPIDDFVMSNLGTFEEKELVSADRGDLELPGEAKSEGEELSTEAAGELCGWLKSTLGETRVHEVKSSKRLVDSPAAATTQGPMSSAMQRMMMSINRDSELNTQFLSLEINPRHALVHRLNALRTENEDFAKDLAEQLYDNALLAAGLLTDPRSMVERLNKLLAKAAGA, from the coding sequence ATGGCCACGGAAACAAAATCCCCCGAGACCCATCAGTTCCAGGCAGAGATCAAGCACCTGCTGGATATCGTCATCAATTCGCTGTACACGCACCGCGAGATCTTCGTACGCGAGCTCATCTCCAACGCCGCCGACGCGCTGGAGCGATTCCGCCATGAACAATTGGTAAATAAAGACTTACAATACGACAAGGCACCGCTGGAGATCCACATCGATCTCGACAAGGAGGCTAAGACCTTCCGCATTACGGACACCGGCGACGGCATGACGCGAGAGCAGTTGGCCGAGAATCTCGGTACCATCGCTCACTCTGGAACGCGCTCTTTCCTGTCCCGCCTGGCCGACAGTGCCCAGCAGGACGTCAACCTGATCGGGCAGTTCGGCGTGGGCTTCTACAGCGCCTTCATGGTGGCCAAGAAGGTTACAGTCGAAACCAAGTCGTATCATCCCGACTCACCCGGCTGGCGCTGGGAGAGCGATGGCGCCGGCGAGTACACCATCTCCCCCGCCGAGGACCTGCCGCGCGGCACGCGCATCACAGTCGAGTTGAAGGATGACTGTGAGGAGTACGCCGATGACTTCCGCATCAAGGATGTGGTCCGCCAGTTCTCCAACTTCGTTGCCTTCCCGATCCTGGTGAATTCGGAGAAGGTGAACACGATCCAGGCGATCTGGCTGCGGAACAAGAACGACGTGAAGGACGAGGAATACAACGAATTCTACAAGTTCATCGGCAACTCGACCGATGAACCGAGCTATCGCATGCACTTCTCGGCGGACGCCCCGCTGGCGATCAATGCTCTGTTGTTCGTGCCGAAGGATAACTTCGAACGTTTCGGATTCGGCCGCACGAAGCCGGGCGTGGATCTGCATTGTCGCCGCGTTCTGATCATGAAGCAGCCGGAAGAATTGCTGCCGGAATGGATGCGCTTCGTGAAGGGCGTGATCGATAGCGAAGATCTGCCGCTGAACATCTCGCGCGAGACGCTGCAGGACAGCTCACTGGTTCGCAAGCTGTCGCGCGTAATCACGGGGCGCTTCATTAAGTTCCTGGCCGAGCAAGCGAAGTCCGACGAGGAGAAGTACGCGGAGTTCTTCACGACGTTCGGCGGCTTCATCAAGGAGGGCGCCGCGCAGGACTTCGCGCACCGCGAGGACCTGGCAAAGCTCCTGCGCTTCGAGTCCTCCAAGACCGAAAAGGGCAAGATGACGTCGCTGGCCGAGTATCTCAGCCGCATGGGCGACGATCAGAAGCAGATCTACTACATCAACGGACCGTCGCGCGAAGCGATCGAGGCCGGCCCCTATGTCGAGGCCTTCAAGGCCCGCGATCTGGAAGTTCTCTATCTCTACGAGCCGATCGATGACTTCGTGATGTCGAACCTCGGCACGTTTGAGGAGAAGGAACTCGTTTCCGCCGACCGCGGCGATCTGGAACTGCCGGGTGAAGCGAAGTCTGAGGGCGAGGAGCTTTCCACGGAAGCTGCAGGCGAATTGTGCGGTTGGCTGAAGAGCACCCTTGGCGAGACTCGCGTGCACGAAGTGAAGTCTTCCAAGCGCCTGGTCGACAGCCCGGCTGCGGCAACGACGCAAGGCCCCATGAGCAGCGCGATGCAGCGCATGATGATGTCGATCAACCGCGACAGCGAACTGAACACGCAGTTCCTTAGCCTGGAAATCAACCCGCGGCATGCGCTGGTTCATCGACTGAACGCACTGCGCACGGAGAACGAAGACTTCGCGAAGGACCTGGCCGAGCAGTTGTACGACAACGCGCTGCTGGCGGCGGGGCTTCTGACCGATCCACGCAGTATGGTGGAGCGACTCAACAAACTGCTGGCGAAAGCCGCCGGTGCATGA
- a CDS encoding FG-GAP repeat protein, whose amino-acid sequence MDRPLLFLFLLLTPIALMAQGVSTDLADPPDGVQSVYFYDLDGGRRGAPVLSGDFDGDGFPDVASTPFYSSMRDSRGNVLRANCGKLEIIFGDGTIEGEIDTFTYIGRRLVAWGARDYAQLGLEFIVADLNGDGCDDLVLGGTQGTYVGDPSTRGAGEVAILFGRPEWGNAVTELDMADLPPNQPVRFYTGHEILDRLGGWVKVWDLDDDGLLDIVMSMDQADGPANSRDRAGGVAIAWGMDEPQEVVTHIGDPQTTATLTIIHGRDAADMLGATHYAGDWDGDGKIDLAVAAGVIRSGLASIDGLSYSASGGGDGPDNMRINAGEVSVFWNAAELKSFSEVDLASLPPELKLSTIYGPYASTLMGEEVASGDFDGDEIEDLLIGAFNYDNARGAGWVLWGGQGLRALDDVDLADAPTTAALRIEGHWSNGISADTIDAFDINGDGADDLFWASPQASAGGKAFNGLTHVLFGGPQWRTGPNARLLTDFETGSVGDVMWTRLFAADTGDLFAYSAGAGDQNLDGVTDYLANCMQGDGFNNQYRDASEYHVFDGHELARRAAAPMDVQTTNSLVMWSASQPIFGPVVRYEVLAKDLSDDSSTIVPTDGPATEFTYDPAALAPSAVRSAMQRNETSVWVPVPGGPEIPTPTPTPAAPSGWMAN is encoded by the coding sequence ATGGATCGCCCCCTTCTTTTCCTCTTCCTCCTACTGACGCCGATCGCCCTTATGGCTCAGGGTGTTTCGACCGATCTGGCCGACCCGCCGGACGGCGTGCAAAGCGTCTATTTCTACGATCTCGATGGCGGGCGACGGGGCGCGCCGGTGCTGTCCGGCGATTTCGACGGCGACGGGTTTCCCGACGTGGCCAGCACGCCGTTTTACTCCAGCATGCGCGATAGTCGCGGCAATGTTCTCCGCGCGAACTGCGGCAAGTTGGAGATTATCTTCGGCGATGGAACAATCGAAGGCGAGATCGATACGTTTACGTATATCGGGCGTCGCCTGGTCGCGTGGGGCGCGAGGGATTACGCGCAGCTCGGTCTCGAATTCATCGTCGCGGACTTGAATGGCGATGGATGCGACGACCTTGTTCTCGGCGGTACGCAAGGCACATACGTCGGCGATCCATCGACGCGCGGCGCCGGCGAAGTCGCGATCCTCTTCGGACGCCCGGAATGGGGGAACGCTGTCACCGAGTTGGACATGGCGGACCTGCCGCCGAATCAGCCGGTGCGCTTCTATACCGGCCACGAAATCCTCGATCGTCTCGGTGGTTGGGTGAAGGTCTGGGATCTGGATGACGATGGCTTGCTCGATATCGTGATGAGCATGGACCAGGCGGATGGGCCGGCCAACAGCCGCGATCGCGCGGGCGGCGTGGCGATTGCCTGGGGCATGGATGAGCCGCAAGAGGTCGTCACACATATCGGCGATCCGCAGACGACAGCGACTCTTACCATCATCCATGGACGCGATGCTGCCGACATGCTTGGAGCGACGCATTACGCCGGCGATTGGGACGGAGACGGGAAGATCGATCTTGCCGTCGCGGCAGGCGTGATCCGCAGCGGCCTCGCGAGCATCGATGGGCTCAGCTACAGCGCGAGCGGCGGCGGCGACGGCCCGGATAACATGCGAATCAACGCCGGCGAGGTGTCGGTGTTCTGGAACGCCGCGGAACTGAAGTCGTTTTCGGAAGTGGATCTCGCATCGCTTCCGCCCGAACTGAAACTCTCCACGATCTATGGTCCCTACGCCTCGACGCTCATGGGCGAAGAGGTCGCCAGCGGTGACTTCGATGGCGACGAGATCGAGGATCTGCTGATCGGTGCATTCAACTACGATAACGCGCGAGGAGCCGGCTGGGTGCTGTGGGGGGGGCAAGGCCTTCGCGCGCTCGATGACGTGGATCTCGCGGACGCCCCGACGACGGCGGCGCTTCGCATCGAAGGCCATTGGAGCAATGGCATCAGTGCAGACACGATCGATGCCTTCGATATCAACGGCGATGGTGCGGACGATCTGTTCTGGGCTTCGCCGCAGGCCTCTGCGGGCGGGAAGGCCTTCAATGGGCTGACGCACGTGCTCTTCGGCGGTCCTCAGTGGCGCACAGGACCAAACGCGCGTCTGCTGACAGACTTCGAGACAGGAAGTGTCGGAGACGTGATGTGGACGCGCCTGTTCGCCGCAGACACAGGGGACCTGTTCGCCTACTCCGCTGGCGCGGGAGATCAGAACCTGGATGGCGTGACGGACTATCTGGCGAACTGCATGCAGGGCGACGGCTTCAATAACCAGTACCGCGACGCGAGCGAATACCACGTCTTCGATGGGCACGAACTCGCACGGCGAGCGGCCGCGCCGATGGATGTGCAGACGACGAATTCGCTCGTCATGTGGAGCGCCTCACAGCCCATCTTCGGGCCGGTTGTGCGCTACGAGGTGCTGGCGAAAGATCTGTCCGACGATTCGAGCACGATCGTGCCCACAGACGGCCCCGCGACGGAGTTCACCTACGATCCCGCGGCTCTGGCCCCTTCGGCGGTTCGCTCAGCGATGCAGCGCAACGAAACCTCCGTCTGGGTCCCAGTCCCTGGCGGCCCAGAGATCCCCACGCCCACACCAACGCCCGCGGCGCCGTCGGGCTGGATGGCGAATTAG
- the fusA gene encoding elongation factor G: MAKRTHLSKIRNIGIMAHIDAGKTTTTERILFYTGKSYKMGEVHEGAAEMDWMEQERERGITITSAATRCYWKDHEINIIDTPGHVDFTVEVERSVRVLDGAVAVFCAVGGVEPQSETVWRQADKYEVPRLAFVNKMDRIGADFFQCVEMMRERLACHPVPIQIPVGAEDKFQGLIDLVDMQARIWDSEDATGANFSHGPIPDDLKDLAEEWREKMLEAIADYDDIFAEKFLGGTDFTQEELHKGIRDATLRCKITPVLCGSAFKNKGVQLLLDSVIEYLPAPVDVKPVKGHDVETSEDMIRKASDEEAFSALAFKVMRDPKGVDKLTYIRVYSGVAKAGSYVYNASSDRNERIGRIYLMHAINRESVDEARTGDIVALVGMKDVRTGDTLCDPDNPIELEKMAFPEPVISIAIEPKTKADMDKMSTSLARLADEDPTFRVNVDHETNQTILHGMGELHLEILVDRLRREYKVEANIGRPQVAYRETITRQSTTQAKFVRQSGGRGQYADVHMRLEPNDPGYGFTFKDEIVGGSVPREYIPAVEQGVIEAMNNGVLAGYPVVDIKAALFDGSYHDVDSSEMAFKIAGSMAFKDACRKAGPILLEPMMALEVVTPADYQGDVIGNLNQRRAKIETITQRGHLGNIKCLAPLAEMFGYATDLRNISSGRANFTMQFSHYEPVPDAVAEKIIGERQGTNTRSTR, translated from the coding sequence ATGGCGAAGAGAACGCATTTGAGCAAGATTCGCAACATCGGCATCATGGCCCACATCGATGCCGGGAAGACCACGACCACGGAACGCATCCTGTTCTACACCGGCAAGTCCTATAAGATGGGCGAGGTCCACGAGGGCGCCGCCGAGATGGACTGGATGGAGCAGGAGCGCGAGCGCGGCATCACGATTACCTCCGCCGCTACGCGCTGCTACTGGAAAGATCATGAGATCAACATCATCGACACCCCGGGTCACGTGGACTTCACGGTCGAGGTCGAGCGTTCCGTGCGCGTGCTCGATGGCGCGGTCGCCGTCTTCTGCGCCGTCGGGGGCGTCGAGCCCCAGTCCGAAACGGTCTGGCGCCAGGCCGATAAGTACGAAGTACCCCGCCTGGCTTTCGTGAACAAGATGGACCGCATCGGCGCGGACTTCTTCCAGTGCGTGGAGATGATGCGCGAGCGCCTCGCCTGCCATCCGGTTCCGATCCAGATTCCGGTCGGCGCCGAGGATAAGTTCCAGGGGCTGATCGACCTGGTCGACATGCAGGCTCGTATTTGGGATTCGGAAGATGCGACCGGCGCGAACTTCAGCCACGGTCCGATTCCGGACGACCTTAAGGATCTGGCCGAGGAATGGCGCGAGAAGATGCTCGAGGCCATCGCCGACTACGACGATATCTTCGCCGAGAAGTTCCTTGGCGGAACCGACTTCACGCAGGAAGAGCTCCACAAGGGCATCCGCGACGCGACGCTGCGTTGTAAGATCACCCCGGTTCTTTGCGGCTCCGCCTTCAAGAACAAGGGCGTCCAATTGCTGCTGGACTCGGTGATCGAGTACCTTCCGGCCCCTGTCGATGTGAAGCCCGTCAAGGGCCACGACGTCGAAACGAGCGAGGACATGATCCGCAAGGCCAGCGACGAAGAGGCGTTCAGCGCCCTGGCGTTCAAGGTCATGCGCGACCCGAAGGGCGTCGACAAGCTGACCTACATCCGCGTGTACTCGGGTGTGGCGAAGGCTGGTTCCTACGTTTATAACGCGTCCTCCGACCGTAACGAGCGCATCGGACGCATTTACCTGATGCACGCCATCAACCGCGAGAGCGTCGATGAGGCCCGCACGGGCGACATCGTCGCGCTGGTCGGCATGAAGGACGTCCGCACGGGCGACACGCTCTGCGATCCGGACAATCCGATCGAGCTGGAGAAGATGGCGTTCCCCGAGCCGGTGATCTCGATCGCGATCGAGCCGAAGACGAAGGCCGACATGGACAAGATGTCGACTTCGCTGGCTCGCCTCGCCGATGAAGACCCGACGTTCCGCGTCAACGTCGATCACGAAACGAACCAGACGATCCTGCACGGCATGGGCGAGCTTCACCTGGAGATCCTCGTCGATCGTCTGCGCCGCGAATACAAGGTCGAAGCCAACATCGGCCGTCCGCAGGTTGCCTACCGCGAGACGATTACGCGCCAGTCCACGACGCAGGCCAAGTTTGTTCGCCAGTCGGGCGGTCGCGGCCAATACGCCGACGTGCATATGCGCCTCGAGCCGAACGATCCGGGCTACGGCTTCACGTTCAAGGACGAGATCGTCGGCGGCAGCGTTCCCCGCGAATACATCCCCGCCGTCGAGCAGGGTGTGATCGAAGCGATGAACAACGGCGTCCTCGCCGGCTACCCGGTGGTCGATATCAAGGCCGCCCTCTTCGACGGCAGCTACCACGACGTCGACTCTTCGGAAATGGCCTTCAAGATCGCCGGATCGATGGCGTTCAAGGATGCTTGCCGCAAGGCCGGCCCGATCCTGCTCGAGCCCATGATGGCACTCGAGGTCGTTACCCCGGCAGACTACCAGGGCGACGTCATTGGCAACCTGAACCAGCGTCGCGCGAAGATCGAGACGATCACCCAGCGCGGTCACCTTGGCAACATCAAGTGCCTGGCTCCGCTGGCCGAGATGTTTGGCTACGCGACGGACCTGCGTAACATCTCCTCCGGTCGCGCGAACTTCACGATGCAGTTCAGCCACTACGAGCCAGTGCCCGATGCCGTGGCCGAGAAGATCATCGGCGAGCGCCAGGGCACCAACACCCGCAGCACCCGCTAA
- the lepB gene encoding signal peptidase I — protein MTAEAVSQPRQEPRHPNKVTGRRLLITSLILLALMVLWGLFIGGSLRADEVISGSMIPTLQIGDRLIVRECTDCTPDRGQIVVIEAPDGNGPNMVKRVAAVPGDMVVVVNHMAYINRKPSRSELESRGAWPPSYVKGYMLGEDEYFVLGDNGDNSWDSIYFGPIKGETIVGKPLLRYAPLTRFGSV, from the coding sequence ATGACAGCCGAAGCAGTATCGCAACCACGGCAAGAGCCGCGACATCCCAACAAGGTAACGGGTCGGCGCTTGCTGATCACGAGCCTGATCCTGCTCGCTTTGATGGTCCTGTGGGGGCTCTTTATTGGGGGGAGTCTGCGGGCAGACGAAGTAATCAGCGGCTCGATGATTCCAACTCTGCAAATTGGCGATCGCCTGATTGTACGCGAGTGCACTGACTGCACTCCAGACCGCGGCCAGATCGTTGTCATTGAGGCGCCCGATGGCAATGGCCCCAACATGGTGAAACGCGTTGCCGCGGTTCCTGGGGACATGGTCGTCGTTGTGAATCACATGGCGTACATCAATCGAAAGCCATCGCGTTCGGAGCTCGAAAGCCGTGGGGCGTGGCCTCCCAGCTACGTGAAGGGCTACATGCTGGGCGAGGATGAGTACTTCGTTCTCGGCGATAATGGCGACAACAGTTGGGATTCCATCTATTTCGGCCCGATCAAAGGCGAGACCATTGTTGGCAAGCCCCTCCTGCGCTATGCTCCCCTGACGCGGTTCGGCTCTGTCTGA
- a CDS encoding nucleoside kinase: MTKKTKKPAAKAKKAAGSKKAAASQKKSVGPKVKITLPGGNSIRVPLNTPAGEAMKLGKVEAPYPIVAVRFRNKVYSMERPLDKAGLLEPVHLGSRDGMLIYRRSLSFVLIRAVTELFPDLRIYINHSLDQGYYCELYCEQYQKDGPVQVSEVDMRSIERRMQEIIDADEPIQRGEYPLEKAIKIFEEAELHDKVELLKYSASGPVSVYQLGSEINHFYGQLAPSTGYLKTFELQTVEPGFVLRFPTISKPLDTPPFVHQEKMFGVLSEYERWMRILEWRTVPNLNALIDAGRVREYILIAEALHEKRLAAIADRITTHERRPRIILLSGPSSSGKTTSMKRLAIQLRVNGKRPVVVNLDDFFVNREDTPRDEKGEYDFESFHAIDVARLQEAIRGLLRGERVQLPKFNFQKGRSGPGETMQIDEDQLILLEGIHGLNDNLLPTIPDGLKFKIYASPLTHLNIDDHNRIPSSDARLIRRLVRDFNYRGYDAVQTLKRWPSVRRGEEKNIFPYQENADVIFNSALPYEIAALKTFAQAVLKRVKRSDPEMSEAARLMKFLSYFREIDPDFVPRHSLLREFIGGSCFTY; encoded by the coding sequence GTGACCAAGAAAACCAAGAAGCCGGCCGCAAAGGCCAAGAAGGCCGCCGGCTCAAAGAAAGCCGCCGCTTCTCAGAAGAAGTCCGTCGGCCCGAAGGTGAAGATTACCCTTCCAGGCGGGAACTCCATTCGCGTGCCGCTCAATACGCCGGCCGGTGAAGCGATGAAACTCGGCAAAGTCGAGGCGCCGTACCCGATCGTTGCGGTGCGTTTCCGCAACAAAGTTTATTCGATGGAGCGCCCGCTCGATAAGGCGGGTCTGCTCGAGCCCGTTCACCTGGGCAGCCGCGACGGAATGCTGATCTATCGCCGCAGCTTGAGCTTCGTTCTGATCCGTGCAGTCACCGAACTGTTCCCGGATCTGCGCATTTATATCAATCACTCGCTCGACCAGGGCTACTACTGCGAGTTGTACTGTGAGCAGTATCAGAAGGACGGCCCGGTGCAGGTCAGCGAAGTCGATATGCGCTCGATCGAAAGGCGGATGCAGGAAATCATCGACGCCGATGAGCCCATCCAGCGCGGCGAGTATCCTTTGGAGAAGGCGATCAAGATCTTTGAAGAGGCGGAACTGCACGACAAGGTCGAGTTGCTGAAGTACAGTGCGTCCGGCCCGGTGTCAGTGTACCAGCTCGGCAGCGAGATCAACCACTTCTACGGCCAACTCGCGCCCTCGACGGGCTATCTGAAGACGTTCGAATTGCAAACGGTCGAACCCGGTTTTGTGCTGCGTTTTCCGACGATCAGCAAACCGCTCGATACGCCGCCGTTCGTTCACCAGGAGAAGATGTTCGGCGTTCTGAGCGAATACGAGCGCTGGATGCGAATCCTCGAGTGGCGCACGGTTCCGAACTTGAATGCGCTGATCGATGCCGGGCGCGTTCGGGAGTACATCCTGATCGCGGAAGCGCTGCACGAGAAGCGCCTGGCTGCGATCGCCGACCGAATCACGACGCACGAACGTCGCCCGCGTATCATCCTTCTGTCCGGCCCATCGTCCTCCGGCAAGACGACCAGCATGAAGCGTCTGGCGATTCAGTTGCGCGTGAACGGAAAACGCCCGGTCGTCGTGAACCTTGACGACTTCTTCGTCAACCGCGAGGACACCCCGCGCGACGAAAAGGGCGAGTACGATTTTGAGTCGTTCCACGCAATCGACGTGGCACGTCTGCAGGAAGCGATTCGCGGATTGCTGCGAGGCGAGAGGGTTCAACTGCCGAAGTTCAACTTCCAGAAAGGTCGCAGCGGTCCGGGCGAGACCATGCAAATCGATGAGGATCAACTGATCTTGCTCGAAGGCATTCACGGCCTAAACGACAACCTGCTGCCGACGATTCCGGATGGCTTGAAGTTCAAGATCTACGCAAGCCCTCTGACGCACTTGAACATCGACGATCACAACCGAATCCCTTCCAGCGACGCGCGGTTGATCCGTCGACTGGTGCGCGATTTCAACTATCGTGGTTACGACGCGGTGCAGACACTGAAGCGTTGGCCGTCGGTGCGCCGTGGTGAAGAGAAGAACATCTTCCCGTACCAGGAAAACGCCGACGTGATCTTCAACTCGGCACTTCCGTACGAGATCGCCGCACTGAAGACCTTTGCTCAGGCCGTCCTCAAGCGCGTCAAGCGCAGCGACCCGGAAATGAGCGAGGCTGCGCGCCTGATGAAATTCCTGTCTTACTTCCGCGAGATCGATCCAGACTTCGTCCCGCGTCATTCACTGCTGCGCGAGTTCATCGGTGGATCGTGCTTCACGTACTGA
- the murA gene encoding UDP-N-acetylglucosamine 1-carboxyvinyltransferase — MDMYVVEGGQPLRGTVFVSGSKNACLPLMCAALLADGQTVLENVPDLRDIRSMISLLEHLNAKVVFKNSRLVIDSRQFDTDWVPYEMMRKMRASMYAFGPTIARLQRAAVSKPGGCNIGNRPIDLHLKGFRALGVEMVERKGYVHARHNGLKGAEMSLLGPNGSSVGATCNVLMAAVLAEGRTVINGAAREPEVVELANFLTAMGAQIDGVGTETLTIDGVEHLEPVKWRVMPDRIEAATFAAAALMTDGDVLLQNINGTDMTSTLWALRNWGAEITHTSETSMRVRRTEGEPGNPLHLVTEPYPGLPTDVQPALVALLGLTPGSSTVRETIYFDRFMHVEELNRLGGSMRREGSMVAIEGAKQYEGAAVMASDLRAGAALVLAALSAKGESQVRRIYHVERGYERFEQKLASLGAKIRRAEEQERDPGLDIWEENETEAGLSEVETQA, encoded by the coding sequence ATGGATATGTACGTCGTCGAAGGAGGACAGCCGCTTCGCGGCACAGTCTTCGTCAGCGGCTCGAAGAACGCCTGCCTGCCGCTGATGTGTGCGGCATTGCTGGCGGATGGCCAGACCGTTCTGGAGAATGTTCCGGATCTCCGCGACATCCGATCGATGATCTCGCTGTTGGAGCATTTGAACGCCAAGGTGGTGTTCAAGAACAGTCGCCTCGTGATCGATTCGCGCCAGTTCGATACCGACTGGGTCCCGTACGAAATGATGCGGAAGATGCGTGCGTCCATGTACGCCTTCGGACCGACGATCGCCCGGCTCCAGCGGGCCGCGGTTTCGAAGCCGGGTGGATGCAACATCGGCAACCGCCCGATCGACCTCCACCTTAAGGGCTTCCGCGCCCTCGGCGTTGAGATGGTCGAACGCAAAGGCTACGTCCATGCCCGCCACAACGGCCTGAAGGGCGCCGAGATGTCGCTGCTGGGCCCGAATGGTTCCTCAGTCGGTGCCACCTGCAACGTTCTGATGGCCGCCGTTCTGGCCGAGGGCCGCACCGTAATCAATGGCGCCGCCCGCGAACCGGAAGTGGTCGAGTTGGCGAATTTCCTGACCGCCATGGGCGCCCAGATTGACGGCGTCGGCACCGAAACTCTGACGATCGACGGCGTCGAACACCTGGAACCGGTCAAGTGGCGTGTGATGCCCGATCGCATCGAAGCCGCGACGTTCGCTGCTGCCGCGCTGATGACCGACGGCGATGTCCTGCTGCAGAATATCAACGGCACCGACATGACCTCCACGCTGTGGGCGCTTCGTAACTGGGGCGCGGAAATCACGCACACCTCGGAAACGTCGATGCGGGTCCGTCGCACCGAGGGCGAGCCCGGCAACCCGCTCCACTTGGTTACGGAGCCCTATCCGGGCCTTCCGACGGATGTCCAGCCGGCGCTCGTGGCCCTGCTCGGGCTGACCCCCGGCTCGTCAACGGTTCGCGAGACGATCTACTTCGATCGCTTTATGCACGTCGAAGAGCTCAACCGCCTGGGCGGCAGCATGCGCCGCGAAGGCTCGATGGTGGCGATCGAGGGCGCAAAGCAATACGAGGGCGCCGCGGTGATGGCGTCCGACCTGCGCGCCGGAGCGGCGCTGGTGCTGGCGGCCCTTTCCGCTAAGGGCGAAAGCCAGGTTCGCCGCATCTACCACGTCGAACGCGGCTACGAGCGCTTCGAGCAGAAGCTCGCTTCTCTGGGAGCCAAGATTCGCCGCGCCGAAGAACAGGAACGCGACCCCGGCCTGGATATCTGGGAAGAGAACGAGACTGAAGCCGGCCTCTCCGAGGTCGAAACCCAGGCGTAG